The following are from one region of the Cloacibacterium normanense genome:
- a CDS encoding BamA/TamA family outer membrane protein: MVKKDSLSAVKFLDSLAENNYYLTKILNVEKVEKTTKIVFDKGKNFNEAKVNFSSETALFLKSKPEIFTKNLDSLKQVINQKYTDEGFAFNRVKTQFLGFENDVPKVEISIFKGDKRVINGFVLQGFTKVPKRFVKNLEKEFVGKTYDDVNLLKINSRLENHPFLMLEKTPQTLFTKDSTQIYLTFQKKKANNFDGIIGFGNNDKKKFSFTGSINLNLKNVFNSFETISLYWQRNQQSGQNFDLQTDIPYLFGSNIGTNLNMNIYRQDSTFANVKFRPALYFHLSSKQKIGARGNFEISSVLDDTYTSGQDFSKKGIGVFYEFTETSEEPLFVYKTKIIGEADLLSSFYQNLDKTFQQIRYFLFAERNFHLKGNHYFNVKAESAMLDSDGEITTNELFRIGGYNSLRGFNEQSLFTDFYAFGGVEYRYLVSNQAFFDVFGQLANVRNSSLKTTSKLYSFGLGFNFLLPIGLMTFQISNGQEFNNPFKFQDTKIHWGIISKF; this comes from the coding sequence TTGGTAAAAAAAGACTCACTTTCTGCAGTGAAATTTCTAGATTCTTTGGCGGAAAACAATTATTATTTGACCAAGATTTTAAACGTTGAAAAAGTAGAGAAAACCACAAAAATCGTTTTTGACAAAGGCAAAAATTTCAATGAAGCCAAAGTGAATTTTTCGTCAGAAACTGCTTTGTTTTTAAAATCAAAACCAGAGATTTTTACCAAAAATTTAGATTCTCTCAAACAAGTTATCAATCAAAAATATACAGACGAAGGTTTTGCTTTTAACCGAGTGAAAACACAATTTTTAGGCTTTGAAAACGATGTTCCGAAAGTTGAAATCTCTATTTTTAAAGGTGATAAAAGAGTGATCAATGGTTTTGTTTTGCAAGGATTCACCAAAGTTCCGAAACGTTTCGTCAAGAATTTAGAAAAAGAATTTGTAGGAAAAACGTATGATGATGTTAATCTGTTGAAAATCAATTCTCGGTTAGAAAATCATCCGTTTTTGATGTTAGAAAAAACTCCGCAAACCCTTTTCACAAAAGATTCTACGCAAATTTATCTTACTTTTCAGAAGAAAAAAGCCAATAATTTTGATGGAATTATAGGTTTTGGGAATAATGATAAGAAGAAATTTAGCTTTACAGGAAGCATTAATCTTAATCTGAAGAACGTTTTTAATAGTTTTGAGACCATTTCTTTGTATTGGCAAAGAAACCAACAGAGTGGACAAAACTTCGATTTACAAACCGATATTCCGTATCTTTTTGGTTCTAACATCGGCACGAATCTCAATATGAATATTTACCGTCAAGATTCTACTTTTGCCAATGTGAAATTTCGTCCAGCGTTGTATTTTCATCTTTCGTCCAAACAAAAAATTGGAGCGAGAGGAAATTTTGAGATTTCTTCTGTTTTAGATGATACTTATACTTCGGGACAAGACTTTAGCAAAAAAGGAATTGGAGTTTTTTACGAATTTACAGAAACTTCGGAAGAACCGCTTTTTGTTTACAAAACCAAAATTATTGGCGAGGCAGATTTACTCAGTTCTTTTTATCAAAATTTAGATAAAACTTTTCAACAAATCCGTTATTTTCTCTTTGCAGAGCGTAATTTTCATCTCAAAGGAAATCATTATTTCAATGTGAAAGCAGAATCTGCAATGTTGGATTCAGATGGAGAAATCACTACTAATGAACTTTTCAGAATTGGTGGTTACAATTCATTGCGAGGTTTTAATGAACAGTCTCTTTTTACAGATTTTTATGCTTTTGGAGGCGTAGAATATCGTTATTTGGTAAGCAATCAAGCGTTTTTTGATGTTTTCGGGCAATTGGCTAATGTGAGAAATTCTTCATTGAAAACTACCTCTAAACTCTATAGTTTCGGACTGGGTTTTAATTTTTTATTGCCGATTGGTTTGATGACTTTTCAGATTTCCAACGGACAAGAATTTAATAATCCATTTAAATTCCAAGACACCAAAATTCATTGGGGAATCATCAGTAAGTTTTAA
- the trmB gene encoding tRNA (guanosine(46)-N7)-methyltransferase TrmB, whose product MGKNKLARFEENRKLPNVIQPSRADALGDFELKGKWRERVFKNNNPIVLELGCGKGEYSVGMAKAFPDKNFIGVDIKGARFWFGAKEAVEKGLNNAAFLRTQIELIDCFFDENEVDEIWITFPDPQIKYRRGKHRLTHPDFLNRYKKILKPSAIIHLKTDSEFLHGYTLGILQGYGHEILTAHHDIYGAPEYEPDTLYLREIKTYYEELFSAKGKTITYIKFRL is encoded by the coding sequence GTGGGGAAGAATAAGTTAGCAAGGTTTGAAGAAAATAGAAAACTTCCAAATGTAATACAACCAAGTAGAGCGGATGCTTTAGGTGATTTTGAACTTAAAGGCAAATGGAGAGAAAGGGTTTTTAAAAACAATAATCCTATTGTTCTAGAGCTTGGTTGTGGTAAAGGTGAGTATAGTGTAGGAATGGCAAAAGCTTTTCCTGATAAAAATTTTATCGGAGTAGATATTAAAGGAGCAAGATTTTGGTTTGGAGCAAAAGAAGCTGTAGAAAAAGGTTTAAATAACGCAGCATTTTTACGCACCCAAATAGAATTGATAGATTGCTTTTTTGATGAAAATGAAGTTGATGAAATCTGGATTACCTTTCCAGACCCTCAGATTAAATACAGAAGAGGGAAACATAGACTCACCCATCCAGATTTTTTAAATCGCTACAAAAAAATTCTGAAACCTTCCGCAATTATTCATTTGAAAACAGATTCTGAGTTTCTGCATGGTTATACTTTGGGAATTTTACAAGGATATGGCCACGAAATTCTAACCGCTCACCATGATATATATGGAGCACCAGAATATGAACCAGACACTCTCTATCTAAGGGAAATTAAAACTTATTATGAGGAATTGTTTTCTGCTAAAGGCAAAACCATTACCTATATTAAGTTTAGGCTCTAA
- a CDS encoding DUF6759 domain-containing protein produces MKRVIVLFAALGVAHLSAQERMEKEQPIDKSQVTTKEAISLLENKSTQESAEIKKVVIKPKTDKEEEAAFEALMKSENEKNKKALTAQVLNEMLGSDESDALSLLLVKNVSECNMVLKVVGKTSYNIPIPANGQNAIMVEKGVYQLTGKVCELQYETQKDLNKNLLVAIKRMED; encoded by the coding sequence ATGAAAAGAGTGATTGTTTTATTTGCGGCATTAGGTGTCGCGCATTTGTCGGCTCAAGAAAGAATGGAAAAAGAGCAGCCGATAGATAAAAGTCAAGTGACTACAAAGGAAGCTATTTCTTTATTAGAAAATAAATCTACTCAAGAGTCTGCAGAAATTAAGAAGGTAGTTATTAAACCTAAAACAGATAAAGAAGAAGAGGCTGCTTTTGAAGCTCTTATGAAATCAGAAAATGAGAAAAATAAGAAAGCTTTAACCGCGCAAGTGCTGAATGAAATGCTAGGAAGTGATGAAAGTGACGCTTTAAGCCTTTTATTGGTGAAGAATGTGTCAGAATGCAATATGGTTCTGAAGGTGGTAGGAAAGACAAGTTATAATATTCCTATTCCTGCAAATGGTCAAAATGCAATTATGGTAGAAAAAGGAGTGTATCAATTGACTGGTAAGGTTTGCGAATTACAGTATGAAACCCAAAAAGATTTGAATAAAAATCTTTTGGTAGCTATTAAAAGAATGGAAGATTAA
- the rpsB gene encoding 30S ribosomal protein S2 → MAKAQVKDLLEAGVHFGHMTRKWNPNMAPYIFMEKNGIHIIDLHKTAVKLDEACNALEKITSAGKKVLFVATKKQAKEVVAKHASELNMPYITERWPGGMLTNFVTIRKAVKKMNAIDKMKKDGTFETLSKKERLQVDRQRANLEKNLGSIADMVRLPSAVFVVDIMREHIAVTEAKKLGIPVFGIVDTNSDPRKVDFVIPGNDDASKSIDMILSVVSESIKEGQSQRKADKEKSKEGEKVTADADKDFDAE, encoded by the coding sequence ATGGCAAAAGCACAAGTTAAAGACTTATTAGAAGCAGGCGTACACTTTGGTCACATGACTAGAAAGTGGAATCCTAATATGGCTCCATACATTTTCATGGAGAAAAACGGTATTCACATTATCGATTTGCATAAAACTGCAGTGAAATTAGATGAAGCTTGCAACGCTTTAGAAAAAATTACTTCTGCAGGAAAAAAAGTTCTTTTCGTGGCTACTAAAAAACAAGCTAAAGAAGTAGTAGCAAAACATGCATCAGAACTTAACATGCCTTACATCACTGAAAGATGGCCAGGTGGAATGTTAACTAACTTCGTTACAATCAGAAAAGCGGTTAAGAAAATGAACGCTATCGATAAAATGAAGAAAGATGGTACATTCGAAACTTTATCTAAAAAAGAAAGATTACAAGTAGACAGACAAAGAGCTAACTTAGAGAAGAACTTAGGTTCTATTGCAGACATGGTTAGACTTCCTTCTGCTGTATTCGTAGTAGATATCATGAGAGAACACATCGCTGTAACTGAAGCTAAAAAATTAGGTATTCCTGTATTTGGTATCGTAGATACTAACTCAGATCCTAGAAAAGTAGACTTCGTAATTCCAGGAAACGATGATGCTTCTAAATCTATTGATATGATTCTTTCTGTGGTATCAGAATCTATCAAAGAAGGTCAATCTCAAAGAAAAGCTGATAAAGAAAAATCTAAAGAAGGTGAAAAAGTAACTGCTGATGCAGATAAAGACTTTGACGCTGAATAA
- the rpsI gene encoding 30S ribosomal protein S9, protein MSIVHKIGRRKTSVARVYVKPGTGNITVNGKDAKTYFCTDMLVYKVNQPFLLTETVGQYDVTVNVFGGGITGQAEAIRLGISRALCAINEENRLALKPAGLLTRDARMVERKKPGQKKARKRFQFSKR, encoded by the coding sequence ATGTCTATAGTTCACAAGATTGGAAGAAGAAAAACTTCTGTAGCTAGAGTTTACGTGAAACCAGGTACTGGTAACATCACTGTAAATGGTAAAGATGCAAAAACTTACTTCTGTACTGACATGTTAGTATATAAAGTAAACCAACCGTTCTTATTAACTGAAACTGTAGGTCAGTACGATGTTACTGTAAACGTTTTCGGTGGTGGAATTACAGGTCAAGCTGAAGCAATTAGACTAGGGATTTCTAGAGCACTATGTGCAATTAATGAAGAAAACAGATTAGCGCTTAAGCCAGCTGGTCTTCTTACTAGAGACGCTAGAATGGTAGAAAGAAAAAAACCAGGTCAGAAAAAAGCAAGAAAGAGATTCCAATTCTCAAAACGTTAA
- the rplM gene encoding 50S ribosomal protein L13, producing MNTLSYKTVSANKATAKKEWVVVDAAGQPLGRLASKVAKILRGKHKTNYTPHVDCGDNVIVLNAEQVALSGNKWADKEYIWHTGYPGGQKSLTAEEVHKKDNCKLVEKSVKGMLPKNKLGSVIYKNLYVYAGSEHKHEAQQPKVINLNEIK from the coding sequence GTGAATACATTAAGTTACAAAACCGTATCAGCTAACAAAGCTACCGCTAAGAAAGAATGGGTTGTGGTAGATGCAGCTGGGCAACCATTAGGAAGATTAGCTTCTAAAGTTGCAAAGATTTTGAGAGGTAAGCACAAAACGAATTACACTCCACACGTAGACTGTGGTGATAACGTAATCGTTTTGAATGCAGAACAAGTTGCTTTATCTGGCAACAAGTGGGCAGACAAAGAATATATTTGGCATACTGGATATCCAGGTGGTCAAAAATCGTTAACTGCTGAAGAAGTGCACAAAAAAGACAATTGTAAATTGGTAGAAAAATCTGTAAAAGGAATGTTACCAAAAAACAAATTAGGAAGTGTTATCTACAAGAATTTGTATGTATACGCTGGGTCTGAGCATAAGCACGAAGCACAGCAACCAAAAGTTATTAACCTTAACGAAATTAAATAA
- a CDS encoding methylmalonyl-CoA mutase family protein produces METQKYQPNNKVRVVTAASLFDGHDAAINIMRRVIQGTGCEVIHLGHDKSAEEVVNCAIQEDANAIALTSYQGGHNEYFKYIYDLLREKNSPQIKIFGGGGGVILPEEIKDLMEYGIDRIYSPDDGREMGLQGMIDDLVQKSDFATGENITVSDIENIKFEDAKSIAQVISAVENFSDEKPELVTALKEKAKNFHIPIIGITGTGGAGKSSLTDELVRRFLRANADKKIAIISVDPSKKKTGGALLGDRIRMNSINDSRVYMRSMATRENNVSVSPYIHSALDVLKISNPDIIILETSGIGQSGSEITEIADVSMYVMTPEYGASTQLEKIDMLDYADLIALNKSDKRGALDAIQAVRKQFQRNHQLWETPLEEMPVFSTKASQFNDWGTTALYNALIEKVNAKFTSLDLKSYEEQNVSEESTIIPPKRVRYLSEIVDNNKNYDKQVEEQALIAKKMYLIDGAKALITDDEHTTDKLEKVFLKTKKELSEENRLFLQGWHHFKEEMQQDTFSYLVRGKEIKVETKYESLSHLKIPKIALPKFQDWGDLIRWKGQENVPGAFPYTSGIYPFKRTGEDPTRMFAGEGGPERTNRRFHYVSAEMPAKRLSTAFDSVTLYGQDPAFPPDIYGKIGNAGVSIATLDDAKKLYSGFDLINALTSVSMTINGPAPMILAFFMNAAIDQNVEKYIEENNLWSKVEEKLKAKFDDKGLKRPVYNGNLPESNNGLGLKLLGLTGDEIVDVETYQKIKAETIATVRGTVQADILKEDQAQNTCIFSTEFALRLMGDVQEYFIQNKVRNFYSVSISGYHIAEAGANPISQLAFTLANGFTYVEYYLSRGMNINDFAPNLSFFFSNGIDPEYAVIGRVARRIWAKAMKLKYGADERSQMLKYHIQTSGRSLHAQEIDFNDIRTTLQALYAIYDNCNSLHTNAYDEAITTPTEESVRRAMAIQLIINKELGLAKNENPLQGSFIIEELTDLVEEAVYAEFDRITERGGVLGAMETMYQRSKIQEESMHYEWLKHTGEYPIIGVNTFLGKDGSPTVLPGEVIRSTEEEKQLQIQNLENFQKSNEDKTQEWLQKLQLAAINQKNLFEVMMEAVKYCSLGQITNALFEVGGKYRRNM; encoded by the coding sequence ATGGAAACCCAAAAATATCAACCTAACAACAAGGTAAGAGTAGTTACAGCAGCCTCACTTTTTGACGGACACGACGCTGCCATTAACATTATGCGAAGAGTGATTCAAGGAACGGGATGCGAAGTCATTCACCTTGGTCATGATAAATCCGCAGAAGAAGTAGTAAACTGTGCTATTCAAGAAGATGCAAACGCTATTGCACTTACGTCTTATCAAGGCGGTCATAATGAATATTTTAAATACATCTATGATTTACTTCGTGAGAAGAACTCTCCTCAAATCAAAATTTTTGGTGGAGGTGGTGGAGTAATTCTTCCCGAAGAAATTAAAGATTTAATGGAGTATGGAATCGATAGAATTTATTCTCCAGATGATGGTAGAGAAATGGGATTGCAAGGAATGATTGATGATTTGGTTCAAAAATCTGATTTTGCTACTGGTGAAAATATTACCGTTTCTGATATCGAAAATATCAAATTTGAAGATGCTAAATCTATCGCGCAAGTAATTTCTGCAGTAGAAAACTTCTCAGATGAAAAACCAGAATTGGTTACCGCTTTAAAGGAAAAAGCGAAAAATTTCCATATTCCCATCATCGGGATTACAGGAACTGGAGGCGCTGGTAAATCTTCATTAACAGATGAATTGGTGCGTAGATTTTTAAGAGCAAACGCAGATAAAAAAATTGCGATTATTTCTGTAGACCCTTCTAAAAAGAAAACAGGAGGCGCTCTTCTCGGCGATAGAATCAGAATGAATTCTATTAATGATTCTAGAGTTTACATGCGGTCTATGGCAACTCGAGAGAATAATGTTTCGGTTTCGCCTTACATTCATTCTGCATTAGATGTTTTGAAGATTTCAAATCCAGATATTATTATTTTAGAAACTTCGGGAATTGGTCAATCTGGTTCAGAAATTACTGAAATTGCAGATGTTTCTATGTATGTAATGACGCCAGAATATGGTGCTTCTACTCAGTTAGAAAAAATTGATATGCTGGATTATGCAGATTTAATTGCATTGAATAAATCTGACAAAAGAGGAGCTTTAGATGCGATTCAAGCGGTGAGAAAACAATTTCAGCGTAACCACCAATTATGGGAAACTCCATTAGAAGAAATGCCAGTTTTTTCTACGAAGGCAAGTCAGTTTAACGATTGGGGAACTACCGCTTTGTACAATGCATTGATTGAAAAAGTAAATGCTAAATTCACTTCATTAGATTTAAAATCATACGAAGAACAAAACGTTTCGGAAGAATCTACCATTATTCCACCGAAAAGAGTTCGTTATCTTTCTGAAATCGTAGACAATAATAAAAATTACGATAAACAAGTTGAAGAACAAGCGCTAATCGCTAAGAAAATGTACCTTATTGATGGTGCTAAAGCGCTGATTACAGATGATGAACATACTACAGATAAACTTGAAAAAGTTTTCCTAAAAACCAAAAAAGAGCTTTCGGAAGAAAACAGATTATTCCTTCAAGGTTGGCATCATTTCAAAGAAGAAATGCAACAAGATACATTCTCTTATTTAGTTCGTGGAAAAGAAATTAAGGTAGAAACCAAATACGAATCACTTTCGCATCTTAAAATTCCAAAAATTGCTTTGCCAAAATTCCAAGATTGGGGCGATTTAATCCGTTGGAAAGGTCAGGAAAATGTTCCGGGAGCTTTTCCTTACACTTCGGGAATTTATCCTTTCAAAAGAACGGGAGAAGATCCTACCAGAATGTTTGCGGGTGAAGGCGGTCCAGAACGTACCAACAGAAGATTCCATTATGTTTCGGCGGAAATGCCTGCGAAAAGACTTTCTACAGCGTTTGATTCTGTGACTTTATATGGTCAAGATCCTGCATTCCCACCCGATATTTACGGAAAAATTGGAAATGCGGGAGTTTCTATCGCGACTTTAGATGACGCTAAAAAATTATATTCAGGTTTTGATTTAATCAATGCATTGACTTCAGTTTCGATGACGATTAATGGCCCTGCTCCAATGATTTTGGCATTTTTCATGAATGCAGCGATCGACCAAAATGTAGAAAAATACATTGAAGAAAACAATCTTTGGTCTAAAGTTGAAGAAAAACTCAAAGCAAAATTTGATGATAAAGGCTTAAAAAGACCAGTTTATAATGGTAATTTGCCAGAATCTAATAATGGTTTAGGTCTTAAATTGCTTGGTTTAACAGGTGATGAAATTGTAGATGTAGAAACGTATCAAAAGATAAAAGCAGAAACTATTGCAACGGTTCGTGGAACGGTTCAGGCGGATATTTTGAAAGAAGATCAAGCGCAGAATACGTGTATTTTCTCTACGGAATTTGCTTTGAGATTAATGGGCGATGTTCAGGAATATTTCATTCAAAATAAAGTGAGAAATTTCTACTCGGTTTCTATTTCTGGTTATCACATTGCTGAAGCTGGCGCGAACCCAATTTCTCAGTTGGCGTTTACATTGGCAAATGGTTTCACGTATGTGGAATATTATTTAAGCCGAGGTATGAATATCAATGATTTTGCTCCGAATTTATCTTTCTTTTTCTCTAATGGAATTGATCCAGAATATGCGGTAATCGGTAGAGTAGCGAGAAGAATTTGGGCAAAAGCAATGAAACTTAAATATGGAGCTGATGAAAGAAGCCAAATGTTGAAGTACCACATTCAAACTTCTGGTCGTTCACTTCACGCACAAGAAATTGATTTTAACGATATCAGAACCACGCTTCAAGCGTTGTACGCAATTTATGACAACTGTAACTCGTTGCATACCAATGCTTATGATGAAGCGATTACCACGCCAACTGAAGAATCTGTACGTAGAGCAATGGCGATTCAGTTAATCATCAATAAAGAATTAGGTTTAGCGAAAAACGAAAATCCGTTGCAAGGTTCTTTCATTATTGAAGAATTGACGGATTTGGTAGAAGAAGCGGTTTATGCAGAATTTGACAGAATTACAGAACGAGGCGGAGTTCTAGGAGCAATGGAAACCATGTATCAGCGTTCTAAAATTCAGGAGGAATCGATGCATTATGAATGGCTAAAACATACAGGAGAATATCCAATTATCGGCGTGAATACTTTCCTCGGAAAAGATGGTTCGCCAACGGTTTTACCGGGAGAAGTAATTCGTTCTACTGAAGAAGAAAAGCAATTGCAGATTCAGAATTTAGAGAATTTCCAAAAATCCAACGAAGATAAAACTCAAGAATGGTTGCAGAAACTTCAATTGGCTGCCATCAATCAGAAAAATTTATTCGAAGTGATGATGGAAGCGGTGAAATATTGCTCTCTCGGACAAATTACCAACGCACTTTTCGAAGTGGGCGGAAAATACCGAAGGAATATGTAA